The candidate division KSB1 bacterium genomic interval GTAGTATGGAATTTCGGCGAACATCGGCCGTGGGGACAGCTTTCCTGGCGGACGGCTTTTATACTCCAGGGCGATTCCGAGATCGAAGCTGTCGTCAACAGCGACCGGACTTGGAAGGTGCTGCAGAATTCCGCCTATTCGCCGATTCCTGTAAATCCGCAGACGATGGGCACGTTTACGGTCGTCGGGCCGGGCGAAGAAATCGACGGCCGGCTCTATCCCTGGGGATGGGCTGAAATCGACTACGACGATTCGAAATGGCCGGCGGCAAAAGAACTCGAGCACGGCAAACCGCGCGGCTATCGCGATGCCGGCACCTTATGGCTGTTGACTCCGCGGCAGATTCCGCCGATGGAGGAGACGCTGCAAAGAAACTTGATTATCCGCCGCGCTGAAGGGATCACCGCCCACGATGGCTTCCTTAGCGGAGCTAAGCCCCTGGAAATTCCGCCCAATAGGCGCGCCGTCATATTGCTGGATAACGGCGTCTTGACTACAGCCTACCCGCACTTGACGCTTGGCCGCGGTCGCGGCGCTTCGGTCAAACTGACCTATGCCGAGGCGCTCGTGGACGACAAGCGCGAAAAAGGGAATCGAAATGAAATCAAAGGCCGAACGATTTTCGGCTACTATGATATTTTTCACCCCGACGGCGGCGAACAGCGCTCTTTTTCCACGCTTTGGTTTCGCACCTATCGCTATCTCCAGCTCGATATCGCGACCGGCAGCGAACCTTTGCTGCTGCATGATCTGCATGGAGTCTTTACCGCCTATCCCTTCACTGCAAAAGCGTCATTCGAATCGAGCGATCCGTCTCTTAAGCAGATTTGGGAAACCGGCTGGCGCACCGCGCGCTTGTGCGCCAACGAAACCTATTTCGACTGTCCCTACTATGAACAGCTTCAGTATGTCGGCGACACCCGCATCCAGGCGCTCATCTCGCTGTATGTTTCAGGAGACGACCGGCTGATGCGCAAGGCCATCGAACTGTTCAACGACTCGCGGACGCCCGACGGTCTGACTTCGAGTCGTTATCCCACGACCATTCCTCAGGTGATTCCGCCTTATTCTCTCTTTTGGATCGACATGATCCATGACTATTGGCTGTATCGCGGCGACGAACCGTATCTTCGCTCCTTTTTAATCGGCATTGAAGGCGTCTTGGATTGGTATGAACAATTTATCGACGATACCGGCATGCTCGGACCCATGCCTTGGTGGCATTTTGTGGATTGGCCGGACGAATGGGCGTGGAGTCCGATTACAAACATCGGCGGCGTACCGGCAGGAGCAGCCGACGGCCATTCGGCGATCATTACGCTTCAGTACGTCGAGGCGCTGCTCCGCGCCGCAGAATTGATGCAGGCTTTCGGCAAAACCCAGCAGGCTGATCACTATCTGAATCTGGCCGAGTCGCTCAAACAGGCGGTTCACAAGCTCTGTTGGGATCCCGTCCGTCGCCTCTATGCCGATACGCCGGAAAAACAGATTTTCAGTCAGCACGTGAATGTGAACGCCGTTCTGGTTGACTTGCTGCCGCAGCCGGAAGCTCAGGACCTCATGCTGCGCCTTTTGTCGGACCGCTCTCTTATTCAATGTACGATGTATTATCGTTTTTACCTTTTTAGAGCCTTGAAAAAAGCAGGCCTCGCCGATCTGTACGTCGACCAGCTCGAGCCCTGGCGCGAGATGCTCAGACTGGGTCTAACCACCTTTGCCGAACGCCCGGAACCGACCCGCTCCGATTGTCACGCCTGGAGCGCCAGTCCCAATTATGATTTCTTGGCGACGATAGTCGGCA includes:
- a CDS encoding alpha-L-rhamnosidase N-terminal domain-containing protein codes for the protein MAKFLSSLTILALLGTSITATTVNPRFLKEQWEASWISHPTADLNQYGVYHFRKTFSLDKIPDRFIVHLSADNRYRLFVNGRSVCTGPERWDLAHWRFESVDLTPYLSQGKNVLAAVVWNFGEHRPWGQLSWRTAFILQGDSEIEAVVNSDRTWKVLQNSAYSPIPVNPQTMGTFTVVGPGEEIDGRLYPWGWAEIDYDDSKWPAAKELEHGKPRGYRDAGTLWLLTPRQIPPMEETLQRNLIIRRAEGITAHDGFLSGAKPLEIPPNRRAVILLDNGVLTTAYPHLTLGRGRGASVKLTYAEALVDDKREKGNRNEIKGRTIFGYYDIFHPDGGEQRSFSTLWFRTYRYLQLDIATGSEPLLLHDLHGVFTAYPFTAKASFESSDPSLKQIWETGWRTARLCANETYFDCPYYEQLQYVGDTRIQALISLYVSGDDRLMRKAIELFNDSRTPDGLTSSRYPTTIPQVIPPYSLFWIDMIHDYWLYRGDEPYLRSFLIGIEGVLDWYEQFIDDTGMLGPMPWWHFVDWPDEWAWSPITNIGGVPAGAADGHSAIITLQYVEALLRAAELMQAFGKTQQADHYLNLAESLKQAVHKLCWDPVRRLYADTPEKQIFSQHVNVNAVLVDLLPQPEAQDLMLRLLSDRSLIQCTMYYRFYLFRALKKAGLADLYVDQLEPWREMLRLGLTTFAERPEPTRSDCHAWSASPNYDFLATIVGIEPAAPGFRKVLIRPALGRLQWVKASLPHPAGEIRVNLQRKGKQSLEAEILLPEGV